A window from Priestia filamentosa encodes these proteins:
- a CDS encoding DUF2628 domain-containing protein codes for MEIMLDEDIVKEPVSFEEQHQVVRRNTGFYDLKWAKKFDPASSFSWNWAAFFLNTLWFAYRKMYKQFYIFCGLELIWFSLSFLVEIPLWSDVGFYLICSLVIGMCANGWYYKQVMNILSKAEEFPEIRREAYFQTKGGTHIGVALGLTALAIAVFLGAGTCLSYIPTKANVKSIVSSSDEGITLEAYNDDPKWTYVEERGRHYVVEFSGYDYAEKENVLITFNVYLDKQLYEWKDIYIDGKKLNQDDAYDYETWIEENSSW; via the coding sequence ATGGAAATAATGTTGGACGAAGATATCGTAAAAGAGCCTGTGTCATTTGAAGAGCAGCATCAAGTTGTTCGTAGAAACACAGGATTCTACGACTTGAAATGGGCTAAAAAGTTTGACCCAGCAAGCAGTTTTTCATGGAACTGGGCGGCTTTTTTTCTAAATACATTATGGTTTGCATATCGAAAAATGTACAAACAATTCTACATCTTTTGTGGCCTTGAACTTATTTGGTTTTCTTTATCTTTTTTAGTTGAAATTCCACTGTGGTCAGATGTTGGGTTTTATCTGATTTGCTCACTTGTTATTGGCATGTGTGCTAATGGTTGGTATTACAAACAAGTGATGAACATTTTATCAAAAGCAGAAGAGTTTCCTGAAATAAGAAGAGAAGCTTATTTTCAAACAAAAGGTGGTACACATATTGGCGTTGCTCTTGGACTAACAGCGCTTGCTATTGCTGTATTTCTAGGGGCAGGTACTTGTCTGTCTTATATACCAACAAAAGCTAATGTAAAATCAATTGTCAGCTCTAGTGATGAAGGGATAACGCTTGAAGCTTACAATGATGATCCAAAGTGGACATATGTAGAAGAAAGAGGACGTCATTATGTTGTTGAATTCTCAGGCTATGATTATGCTGAAAAAGAAAATGTCCTTATTACATTCAACGTTTACTTAGATAAACAGCTATATGAATGGAAGGATATTTATATTGATGGGAAGAAATTAAATCAAGATGATGCATATGATTATGAAACATGGATTGAAGAAAATTCATCCTGGTAA
- a CDS encoding LysR family transcriptional regulator has translation MRTEWLQSFIETAKKRSLSKASEALHMTQPALSKQMKKLENDLGATLFIRSASGVELTKAGEILFRESEDILSKIHAVERSIRASEEQGNITIGTWQSMAAFYLPYKLALANDEKSHIDIKIGHHYKDLLTQLDTNEIDAALFDDRAIQHSHWSKSLLKEPFYLFVNEQHPLARKKSVSFSEFQQEKIVVLPSGCDVRTLVEKEYEHHGITLRVSSEIEFAQSIIGFISANLGISILPEIFTKDIGRSNIKALPIEDFHLQRETSLITKNPDIGKKLYKLFFSSDI, from the coding sequence ATGAGAACAGAATGGCTTCAATCTTTTATAGAAACAGCTAAAAAAAGAAGCTTAAGCAAAGCAAGCGAGGCTCTGCATATGACACAGCCTGCGCTTAGTAAGCAAATGAAAAAACTAGAAAATGATTTAGGTGCAACCTTATTTATTCGCTCAGCTTCAGGAGTTGAGCTCACGAAAGCAGGAGAAATATTGTTTCGAGAAAGTGAGGACATCTTGTCTAAAATACATGCCGTTGAAAGGAGCATTAGAGCTTCTGAAGAGCAAGGGAATATTACTATTGGAACATGGCAAAGCATGGCGGCTTTTTATTTACCATACAAGCTAGCACTAGCTAACGATGAAAAGTCTCACATTGATATTAAGATTGGACATCACTATAAAGATTTGCTAACGCAGTTAGACACTAATGAAATTGATGCTGCTCTTTTTGATGACCGGGCAATTCAACATTCGCATTGGAGTAAGAGCTTACTAAAGGAGCCCTTTTATCTTTTTGTAAATGAACAACATCCGCTTGCTAGGAAAAAGAGCGTGTCTTTTTCAGAGTTTCAGCAAGAGAAGATTGTTGTTCTCCCTTCAGGATGTGATGTAAGAACGCTTGTGGAGAAAGAATATGAGCATCATGGTATCACTCTTAGAGTTAGCAGTGAAATCGAGTTTGCTCAGAGTATTATCGGGTTTATTTCGGCAAACTTAGGCATTTCTATCCTCCCAGAAATTTTCACGAAAGATATTGGACGTTCAAATATTAAGGCTCTGCCAATTGAGGATTTTCATCTTCAAAGAGAAACTTCTTTGATAACAAAAAATCCGGACATAGGGAAAAAACTTTATAAGTTATTCTTTAGTTCAGATATTTGA
- a CDS encoding aldo/keto reductase → MPNSLKDTTTLHNGVKMPWMGLGVFKVEEGEEVVESVKAALRNGYISIDTAAIYGNEEGVGKAIKESGIPREELFITTKLWNSEQGYEKTLKAFETSMEKLGLDYLDLYLIHWPGKDKYKDTWKAFEKLYKDGKIRAIGVSNFQVHHLEDLMSEAEVKPMVNQVEFHPHLTQKELLAFCKEQGIALEAWSPLKQGQLLDEPLLKEIAEKYNKSVAQVILRWDLQHGVVTIPKSTKEHRIIENADVFDFELSQEEVEKIDSLNQDSRAGSHPDTLTKGFE, encoded by the coding sequence ATGCCAAATAGCTTAAAAGACACAACAACACTACATAACGGGGTGAAAATGCCGTGGATGGGACTTGGAGTTTTCAAAGTAGAAGAAGGAGAGGAAGTTGTAGAATCTGTAAAAGCAGCGCTAAGAAATGGATATATTAGCATTGATACAGCGGCTATCTATGGAAACGAAGAAGGAGTCGGAAAAGCGATTAAGGAATCTGGAATTCCTCGTGAAGAACTCTTTATAACAACAAAGCTCTGGAACAGCGAGCAAGGATATGAAAAAACATTAAAAGCTTTTGAGACAAGTATGGAAAAACTCGGTCTTGATTATCTTGATCTTTATTTGATTCACTGGCCTGGAAAAGATAAATATAAAGACACGTGGAAAGCTTTTGAGAAACTTTATAAAGACGGAAAAATTCGCGCTATTGGTGTAAGTAACTTTCAAGTTCACCATTTAGAAGATTTAATGAGTGAGGCAGAAGTGAAACCAATGGTTAATCAAGTTGAATTCCATCCACATTTGACTCAAAAAGAGCTTCTAGCTTTTTGTAAGGAGCAAGGGATTGCCCTTGAAGCATGGTCACCTTTAAAACAAGGACAGCTTCTTGATGAGCCTTTATTAAAAGAAATTGCAGAGAAATACAACAAATCCGTTGCACAAGTTATTTTGCGCTGGGATCTTCAACATGGAGTTGTTACGATTCCAAAATCTACAAAAGAGCACCGAATTATTGAGAATGCTGATGTCTTTGATTTTGAGCTTTCCCAAGAGGAAGTAGAGAAGATTGATAGCTTAAACCAAGACAGCCGCGCTGGATCACATCCAGACACATTAACAAAGGGATTTGAATAA
- a CDS encoding IclR family transcriptional regulator yields MPNVQSVERALTILNKLSEYPEGIQITRLAEQVGLTKSTLHRLLATLSNLNYVAKDEETDKYRLGLQVLYLSRNLLNDSSIVSVARPYLRKLGQEVNETIHLCIEDNGEVLYIDKIESNQAVQMYSRIGSRAPVYCTGVGKVLLSDMNEERVNEILAHTEFIPKTPTTITSKEALLAEITQVNKQGYALDNAENEAVIRCIAAPIYNHTGHIVASFSISGPSNRVTEEAIQTNLIDKVKQYTKEISKNLGYQGTYK; encoded by the coding sequence ATGCCAAATGTTCAATCCGTTGAACGAGCTCTGACGATTTTAAATAAACTTTCAGAGTATCCAGAAGGAATTCAAATCACTCGCCTAGCTGAGCAAGTTGGATTAACTAAAAGTACGCTTCATCGCCTTCTAGCAACCTTATCTAACTTAAACTACGTTGCAAAAGATGAAGAAACAGACAAATATAGGCTTGGACTTCAAGTGCTCTATCTTTCTCGAAATTTACTCAATGATTCAAGCATTGTGAGCGTTGCAAGACCTTATCTAAGAAAACTAGGTCAAGAAGTAAATGAGACTATTCATTTATGTATTGAAGATAATGGAGAAGTTCTTTATATTGATAAAATTGAAAGCAACCAAGCTGTACAAATGTATTCTCGTATTGGTAGTAGAGCGCCTGTTTACTGCACAGGTGTTGGAAAAGTACTTTTATCTGATATGAATGAAGAGCGGGTAAATGAGATTCTTGCTCATACTGAATTCATCCCCAAAACGCCTACAACTATCACTTCAAAAGAAGCTTTGCTAGCTGAAATTACACAAGTGAACAAGCAAGGTTATGCGTTAGACAATGCTGAAAATGAAGCTGTTATAAGGTGCATTGCAGCTCCTATTTATAATCATACAGGACATATTGTTGCAAGCTTCAGCATCTCAGGTCCAAGCAATAGAGTGACAGAGGAAGCTATCCAAACCAACCTTATTGATAAAGTGAAACAATATACAAAGGAAATCTCAAAAAATTTAGGTTATCAAGGCACTTATAAATAA
- the kdgT gene encoding 2-keto-3-deoxygluconate transporter codes for MKIMKTIEKIPGGLMLVPLFLGAVIHTFAPKSGEYFGSFTNGLMTGTVPILAVWFFCMGAGINIKATGIVLRKSGTLVVTKIAVAWVVAVIAALLIPDGGVQSGFFTGLSVLALVSMMDMTNGGLYASIMQQYGTKEEAGAFVLMSLESGPLVTMLILGTTGLAAFEPQTFVGAVLPFLIGFVLGNIDNDFRTFFSKATHTMIPFFGFALGNTIDLGVIVETGLLGVVMGLLVIGVTGVPLMLADKFIGGGNGTAGIAASSTAGAAVANPMIIASIKPEFMPVAQSATALVAASVIVTSILVPILTAYWAKYMNKKKGASVGEQTNNTSTL; via the coding sequence ATGAAAATTATGAAGACGATTGAAAAGATTCCTGGTGGTCTTATGCTTGTGCCGCTTTTTCTTGGAGCTGTTATCCACACATTTGCCCCGAAATCTGGTGAATATTTTGGATCCTTTACAAATGGCTTAATGACAGGTACTGTTCCAATCTTAGCTGTTTGGTTCTTCTGCATGGGAGCAGGAATCAATATAAAGGCTACAGGAATAGTTCTTAGAAAATCTGGTACACTCGTTGTCACAAAAATTGCTGTTGCTTGGGTTGTAGCAGTGATTGCCGCTTTGCTTATTCCAGATGGAGGAGTTCAATCAGGCTTTTTTACAGGACTTTCTGTGCTTGCTTTAGTTTCAATGATGGATATGACAAACGGGGGACTTTATGCATCAATTATGCAGCAATACGGGACGAAAGAAGAAGCAGGTGCATTTGTGCTGATGTCGCTTGAGTCTGGTCCTCTTGTTACAATGCTAATCCTTGGTACAACAGGTCTAGCTGCATTTGAACCACAGACGTTTGTTGGAGCTGTTTTACCTTTCTTAATTGGTTTTGTGCTTGGAAATATAGATAATGATTTTCGAACCTTTTTTAGTAAAGCAACACATACAATGATTCCCTTCTTTGGTTTTGCCCTAGGAAATACGATAGACCTTGGCGTAATTGTAGAAACAGGACTTCTTGGGGTTGTGATGGGACTGCTTGTTATTGGTGTAACAGGAGTTCCACTCATGCTAGCAGACAAGTTTATCGGGGGAGGAAACGGTACAGCAGGAATTGCGGCCTCAAGTACGGCAGGAGCAGCCGTTGCAAATCCGATGATTATCGCAAGTATTAAGCCAGAATTTATGCCCGTAGCTCAATCTGCTACAGCTCTTGTTGCTGCTTCCGTTATTGTTACATCCATTCTGGTTCCTATTCTCACCGCATATTGGGCGAAATATATGAATAAGAAAAAGGGAGCATCTGTTGGAGAACAAACAAACAATACAAGCACACTATAA
- a CDS encoding gluconate:H+ symporter, whose product MPIVIICIGVALLLLLITVFRLNAFISLIIVSILVGIMEGMAPLEALESVKDGLGATLGDLALVLGFGTMLGKLMADSGGAQRIADTLIAKFGENRVQLATVITAFVVGIALFYETGFIVLIPLVFTVAISAGLPVLYIGMPVVAALITVHGFVPPHPGPTAIAVIFHANIGKMLLVGILTAIPAVLIGGVLYTKMFKKENLQCDIPKELFNPKKLTDKEMPGFGVSVFTSLIPVILMFIHAFVEIFFPKSPLLHYIGFIGDPAIALLIAVLLGIFTFGLHKGKTMDSVMKTITESITSIAMILLIIGGGGAFKQILIDSKVDQYIAHLMEGTNLSPLLLTWLIAAILRVSLGSATVAGLTAAGIAAPLVNVSGVSPELMALAAGAGSITFSHVNDAGFWIYKEYFNLSIGQTIKTWSVMVTIISLVGLGCVLLLNVFM is encoded by the coding sequence ATGCCTATTGTTATCATCTGTATTGGGGTAGCTTTACTTCTACTTCTTATCACAGTTTTTAGATTAAATGCATTTATCTCTCTTATTATTGTTTCCATTCTAGTTGGAATTATGGAGGGAATGGCTCCTCTTGAAGCACTAGAATCTGTAAAAGATGGATTAGGGGCAACGCTTGGGGATTTAGCTCTTGTTCTTGGCTTTGGAACTATGCTTGGGAAGTTAATGGCTGATTCTGGTGGGGCTCAGCGTATTGCAGATACGTTGATCGCCAAATTTGGGGAAAATAGAGTTCAGCTTGCGACCGTTATTACTGCTTTTGTTGTTGGTATTGCTTTGTTTTATGAAACCGGATTCATCGTACTCATTCCACTTGTTTTTACAGTTGCTATTAGCGCTGGATTACCTGTTTTATATATTGGAATGCCCGTTGTAGCTGCTCTCATTACGGTGCACGGATTTGTTCCTCCACATCCAGGACCGACAGCTATTGCAGTCATTTTCCATGCAAACATTGGAAAGATGTTGCTCGTTGGTATTCTGACAGCTATTCCTGCTGTGTTAATCGGTGGCGTTTTATATACAAAAATGTTCAAAAAGGAAAATCTCCAATGTGATATTCCAAAAGAGCTTTTTAATCCAAAAAAGCTTACTGATAAAGAAATGCCTGGATTTGGAGTTAGCGTTTTCACTTCTCTAATTCCCGTTATTTTAATGTTTATTCATGCATTTGTTGAAATCTTTTTCCCAAAATCTCCTTTATTACACTATATCGGTTTTATTGGAGACCCAGCAATTGCTTTATTAATTGCCGTTCTTCTTGGAATCTTTACCTTTGGACTTCATAAAGGGAAAACAATGGACTCCGTTATGAAAACGATAACAGAATCTATCACATCCATTGCGATGATTCTGCTTATTATCGGTGGAGGCGGAGCCTTTAAACAAATTCTAATTGATAGTAAAGTTGATCAATACATTGCTCATCTTATGGAAGGAACGAACCTTTCTCCCCTCCTGCTTACATGGTTAATTGCAGCCATTCTTCGTGTTTCTCTTGGTTCTGCGACAGTAGCAGGCCTAACTGCAGCAGGAATTGCGGCTCCGCTTGTAAATGTTTCAGGAGTTAGCCCTGAACTTATGGCATTAGCTGCTGGAGCAGGTAGTATTACTTTTTCACATGTAAATGATGCAGGATTTTGGATTTATAAAGAGTACTTTAATTTATCCATTGGACAAACGATTAAAACATGGTCTGTTATGGTTACGATTATTTCACTCGTTGGATTAGGGTGTGTGCTCCTTCTAAATGTATTTATGTAA
- a CDS encoding sugar kinase, whose protein sequence is MSRILTAGEPMALFVAEQEGPLEDVEYFSRHVAGAEVNFSIGMARLDHSVTYITKLGKDPFGTYIEKFLKHNGINTSLIQYEQQYSTGMQWKQKVKSGDPDVFSARKNSAASHMDTDTLKNLDLASFDHLHLTGIPPALSLGCREMIFELIKSAKAKGVQISYDTNLRYGLWDSKDEMIKIINELAFQADIIFPGIEEGRILTGKQNEQDIANFYHQKGVQTVVIKLGPKGAFTSSQGKSFYTNGFPVKEVVDTVGAGDAFAVGVVSALLEGQPLDEAVKRGTVTGALAVMSPGDNEGLPHRQELDKIMKDSLAQS, encoded by the coding sequence ATGAGTAGAATCTTAACCGCAGGAGAGCCAATGGCTTTATTTGTTGCAGAGCAGGAAGGACCGCTAGAAGATGTTGAGTATTTCAGTCGCCATGTAGCAGGTGCTGAAGTAAACTTCTCAATTGGGATGGCTCGTTTAGATCATAGTGTGACATATATTACGAAGTTAGGGAAAGATCCATTTGGAACATATATCGAGAAGTTTCTTAAACATAATGGAATTAATACATCACTTATTCAATATGAACAACAGTATTCAACAGGCATGCAGTGGAAACAGAAAGTAAAAAGTGGCGATCCTGATGTTTTCTCAGCTCGAAAAAATTCTGCTGCTTCTCATATGGATACTGATACTCTTAAAAATTTAGACTTAGCAAGTTTTGATCATCTTCATTTAACAGGGATTCCTCCTGCTTTATCTTTAGGATGTCGAGAGATGATTTTTGAGCTTATTAAATCAGCTAAAGCAAAAGGAGTCCAAATTTCGTATGATACAAATTTACGTTATGGTCTTTGGGACAGTAAGGATGAAATGATTAAAATCATTAACGAGCTTGCTTTTCAGGCTGATATCATCTTTCCGGGAATTGAGGAAGGAAGAATTTTGACAGGAAAACAAAATGAACAAGATATTGCTAACTTCTATCACCAGAAAGGAGTACAAACAGTTGTTATTAAGCTTGGACCGAAGGGAGCTTTTACAAGTTCTCAAGGCAAATCTTTTTATACAAATGGTTTTCCTGTTAAAGAAGTTGTAGATACAGTAGGAGCAGGAGATGCTTTTGCTGTAGGAGTTGTAAGTGCTTTGTTAGAAGGACAACCTTTAGATGAAGCTGTAAAGCGAGGAACCGTAACAGGAGCGCTTGCTGTTATGTCACCGGGAGATAACGAAGGGCTTCCTCATAGGCAAGAACTTGATAAAATTATGAAAGATTCGCTAGCTCAGTCATAG
- a CDS encoding molybdopterin-dependent oxidoreductase — MAWEKERIDTNIYSQGEVEKWVYSTCNICSVGCGCYVAVKDNKIVGIKGNGKHSINRGRLGPKGENQWYANNSEDRLLQPLIRNKQGELVPSTWDEAMNIIVSKAQNSLKTKGTNSIAIYSTGQGFLEDYYTLAKIGRAGLQTHLLDANTRLCTATTEFCLLQSFGGDGTPASFEDIDETDMLMLFGHNVAETGTVLFERIMERKKKTGKPYLIVVDPRRTATAEEADLHLKLYPGTNVALLNGLLYDVLQNGKVDTSFIENSTVGFEEMKEALAGWTLEKASKVTGVSVETLKEASEKLGKTSSLVTTTLQGTFQSADATTACVAINNLHLVRGLIGKVGSGPLHMAGQPSSSANRTAGGVGTYPAQRNSSNPAHIKEMAKLWNMEPVKLPLGPEKGIEEQIEMMENGEIGLFWNIGTNPLVSLPNRQRAKKALENTFVVVQDPFITETAAVADVILPAALWGEKEGTMENADRTINLLRKAVDPPEGVKSDFEILLDFAHRMKLKDKDGNPLIQYSNPEACFEEWKEISRGRPCDMTGITYEKLEQYNGMHWPVNEKNPEGTTRLYSDFVFPTQSDYTQSYTKDQFTGRPLTKEEFEAKGANGRALLHPTKYLPPMEQPTEEFPLWLTTGRLVWHWHTRTKTARAPMLQTKAPHGYVEINKEDADELGIIQGEVVKISSPRGWVKVPARIGDIVQKGLIFVPFHYGSWTRHEAANELTADFTDPLSKQPTFKQSACKIEKLRETHRVKVDETIDTLTEQYGISREALLKANRLKENDHIGNGNLLEIPVSMLNTPIPAYLPDYKKL; from the coding sequence ATGGCATGGGAGAAAGAACGAATTGATACAAATATATACAGCCAAGGTGAAGTAGAGAAATGGGTCTACAGCACATGTAATATTTGTTCTGTTGGCTGTGGTTGCTACGTGGCCGTAAAAGATAATAAGATTGTTGGTATTAAGGGGAATGGAAAGCATTCGATTAATCGAGGTAGGCTTGGACCAAAGGGAGAAAACCAGTGGTATGCAAACAATAGCGAAGACCGTTTACTTCAACCGCTCATTCGTAACAAGCAAGGAGAGCTTGTGCCTTCTACATGGGATGAGGCAATGAATATTATTGTGTCTAAAGCACAAAATTCTCTAAAAACGAAAGGTACAAATAGTATTGCTATTTATTCAACAGGTCAAGGTTTTTTAGAAGATTACTATACATTAGCTAAGATAGGTAGAGCAGGCCTTCAAACACATTTACTTGATGCTAATACGCGCCTCTGCACAGCTACAACTGAGTTTTGCCTTCTTCAATCATTTGGAGGAGACGGAACTCCTGCATCTTTTGAAGATATTGATGAAACAGATATGCTAATGCTTTTCGGTCACAATGTTGCAGAGACAGGTACAGTCTTATTTGAACGTATTATGGAGCGGAAGAAGAAAACGGGCAAGCCTTATCTTATTGTTGTGGATCCCCGACGGACTGCTACAGCGGAAGAAGCAGACCTTCATCTTAAGCTCTATCCAGGAACAAATGTAGCTTTACTAAACGGACTTCTTTATGATGTCTTACAAAACGGTAAAGTCGATACCTCATTTATTGAAAACTCCACAGTTGGCTTTGAGGAAATGAAGGAGGCTTTAGCAGGATGGACACTTGAGAAAGCTTCGAAAGTGACCGGGGTTTCAGTTGAGACTTTAAAAGAAGCAAGTGAAAAACTCGGAAAGACCTCATCACTTGTAACAACAACATTGCAAGGGACTTTCCAGAGCGCAGATGCCACGACAGCATGTGTAGCAATCAATAATCTACATCTTGTTAGAGGACTAATTGGAAAAGTTGGTTCTGGGCCTCTACATATGGCAGGGCAGCCTAGCTCTTCTGCAAACAGAACTGCGGGCGGAGTTGGAACATATCCCGCACAGCGAAACTCTTCAAATCCTGCTCATATTAAAGAAATGGCAAAACTTTGGAATATGGAGCCTGTTAAGCTGCCATTAGGACCCGAAAAAGGAATTGAAGAGCAAATTGAAATGATGGAAAATGGTGAAATTGGTCTGTTTTGGAATATTGGTACAAATCCGCTTGTTTCTCTTCCAAATAGACAAAGAGCGAAAAAGGCATTAGAAAATACATTTGTTGTTGTGCAAGACCCGTTTATAACAGAAACAGCAGCAGTGGCAGATGTTATTCTTCCAGCTGCCCTTTGGGGAGAGAAAGAAGGAACGATGGAGAATGCGGATCGTACGATTAACTTACTACGAAAAGCAGTAGATCCGCCCGAAGGAGTTAAGTCAGATTTTGAGATTCTGTTAGACTTTGCTCATAGAATGAAGCTTAAAGACAAAGATGGTAATCCTCTTATTCAATATTCAAATCCTGAAGCTTGCTTTGAAGAATGGAAAGAAATCTCTAGGGGCCGCCCTTGTGATATGACGGGAATCACATATGAAAAATTGGAACAATACAATGGCATGCACTGGCCTGTTAACGAAAAAAATCCAGAAGGAACAACTCGTCTCTATTCGGATTTTGTGTTTCCAACTCAATCAGATTATACGCAAAGTTATACAAAAGATCAGTTTACAGGTCGACCACTAACAAAGGAAGAGTTTGAAGCAAAAGGAGCAAATGGTCGAGCTTTACTTCACCCAACAAAGTATTTACCACCAATGGAACAGCCAACAGAAGAGTTTCCGCTCTGGCTTACAACAGGGAGACTTGTATGGCACTGGCATACAAGAACAAAAACAGCACGAGCTCCTATGCTACAAACAAAAGCACCACATGGATACGTAGAAATCAACAAAGAAGATGCTGATGAGTTAGGAATTATTCAAGGTGAAGTGGTGAAAATTTCCTCACCAAGAGGATGGGTAAAAGTACCGGCCCGCATTGGAGATATTGTACAAAAAGGCTTGATTTTTGTGCCTTTTCATTACGGAAGTTGGACAAGACATGAAGCTGCCAATGAATTAACAGCTGACTTTACAGATCCTCTCTCAAAACAACCGACGTTTAAACAGTCCGCCTGTAAAATTGAAAAATTGAGAGAAACTCATAGAGTAAAAGTAGACGAAACGATTGATACACTAACAGAACAGTATGGCATCTCAAGAGAAGCTTTATTAAAAGCCAATAGATTAAAAGAGAATGACCATATTGGGAATGGGAATTTACTTGAAATTCCAGTCTCAATGTTAAATACCCCTATTCCAGCTTATTTGCCTGATTATAAGAAATTATAA
- a CDS encoding DUF5391 domain-containing protein yields MTEKSSKNGVIITTILSAVLYCLLIIFTSLSPLSDTGEHANEFGTAGMLSAIGMILAFYLVPLLLYIINVKGMTIVMAILCSMGILTHIIVIASVLLMSLGTSPFPYLIEIIATCILSFMVNFMWFFIAFRTSKEAAEMSFDS; encoded by the coding sequence ATGACCGAAAAGTCCTCAAAAAATGGAGTTATTATTACAACAATCCTTTCTGCCGTTTTGTATTGTCTCCTCATCATTTTTACTTCACTCTCACCTTTATCTGATACTGGAGAGCATGCTAATGAATTTGGAACAGCAGGAATGTTGTCAGCTATTGGTATGATTCTTGCTTTCTATCTTGTTCCCCTTTTGTTATATATTATAAATGTTAAAGGAATGACCATTGTTATGGCTATTCTCTGTAGCATGGGAATCCTTACTCATATTATCGTTATTGCATCTGTACTCTTGATGAGTTTAGGAACTTCTCCTTTTCCATATTTAATTGAAATTATTGCAACATGTATCTTATCTTTTATGGTTAACTTTATGTGGTTTTTCATTGCTTTTCGTACTTCAAAAGAAGCAGCGGAGATGTCTTTTGATTCATAA
- a CDS encoding YjjG family noncanonical pyrimidine nucleotidase: protein MKAYKTLLFDVDETLLDFKAAEKQALSLLFKEQDFPLTEDVKVRYKEINDRLWQAYENGELARDEVVNTRFSLLLKEYGKEADGVRLQERYKSYLEQGHDLIDGAFSLIEKLSNYYDLYVVTNGISSTQYKRLKDSKIYPFFKDVFVSEDTGFQKPMKEYFNYVFKRIQGHNLAQTLIIGDSLSADIKGGLAAGIDTCWLNREGKSNKEIVPTYEIAKLDELYDLLLTSNSVR, encoded by the coding sequence ATGAAGGCATATAAAACACTTTTATTTGATGTAGATGAAACATTATTAGACTTTAAAGCAGCTGAGAAACAGGCATTATCTCTTCTTTTTAAAGAACAAGACTTTCCTTTAACAGAAGACGTAAAAGTTCGCTATAAGGAGATTAATGACCGTCTTTGGCAAGCGTATGAGAACGGAGAATTAGCGCGTGATGAAGTTGTTAATACAAGGTTCTCACTTTTATTAAAGGAGTACGGAAAAGAAGCAGATGGAGTACGTCTACAAGAGCGTTACAAAAGTTATTTAGAACAGGGACATGACTTGATTGACGGAGCCTTTTCTTTAATTGAAAAACTCTCCAATTACTACGATTTATACGTTGTTACCAATGGCATTTCTTCAACCCAATACAAACGCCTCAAGGATTCGAAGATTTACCCATTTTTTAAAGACGTTTTTGTTTCTGAAGATACAGGATTTCAGAAGCCAATGAAAGAATACTTTAACTATGTATTTAAAAGAATACAAGGACATAATTTAGCACAGACGTTAATTATTGGTGATTCACTGAGTGCAGATATTAAAGGCGGTCTTGCTGCCGGAATTGATACATGTTGGCTTAATCGGGAAGGAAAAAGCAATAAAGAAATTGTTCCAACATACGAAATCGCAAAACTTGATGAGTTATATGATCTACTTTTAACGAGTAATTCTGTGCGGTAA